From one Pseudomonadota bacterium genomic stretch:
- a CDS encoding bifunctional homocysteine S-methyltransferase/methylenetetrahydrofolate reductase — protein MANRFREQLDSGKVIVFDGGTGTMLFDRGVFINRCFDQLNLADPELVRSIHREFVAAGAMALETNTFGANRFKLAAFDLAGRVAEVNRRGAEIAREAAGEGSLVIGSMGPLGLRIEPWGPTSLDEAKAAFREQIEGLVAGGVDGLILETFTDLDEIRQAIAAVIEWREAFRADLPVIASMTVDQSGRSLYGADPETFGPALEKAGADVVGVNCSVGPKPMLETVERLRLVTKLPLSVMPNAGLPTEIEGRTIYLCSPDYMANYARRFAQIGAKIVGGCCGTTPEHVRAIATSIRQMSAETRSFEVQAAAHDSISPKDVAPVPLAQRSRFAHMISKGAFVATVELAPPQGWDLGRILKSAQAVHYAGFDAVNIPDGPRASARMGPLAMASVIEREVGIETVMHYACRDRNLLGMQSDLIGAYALGLRNLLVITGDPPILGDYPQATAVFDVDAIGLTNMITRLNNGLDLSGRLIGDPTGFFVAVGLNPTALNREKELARFKWKVEAGAHAAFTQPVFDAEQLLRFLDALGPSERIPILAGIWPMQSLRNAEFLANEVPGVSVPASVLERMAAAQARGDEREEGERIAVEILGRVRDRIQGIQVAAPFGRIRSAVAVLEAAGTRTRA, from the coding sequence ATGGCGAACCGGTTCCGGGAGCAGCTCGATTCGGGGAAGGTGATCGTCTTCGACGGCGGCACGGGCACGATGCTGTTCGACCGCGGCGTGTTCATCAACCGCTGCTTCGACCAGCTCAACCTCGCCGATCCCGAGCTCGTGCGATCCATCCACCGCGAGTTCGTGGCCGCGGGCGCCATGGCGCTCGAGACGAACACCTTCGGCGCGAACCGGTTCAAGCTCGCCGCGTTCGACCTCGCCGGCCGCGTCGCCGAGGTGAACCGGCGCGGCGCCGAGATCGCGCGGGAGGCCGCGGGCGAAGGCTCCCTCGTGATCGGGTCGATGGGGCCGCTCGGCCTGCGGATCGAGCCTTGGGGGCCGACGTCGCTCGACGAGGCCAAGGCCGCGTTCCGCGAACAGATCGAGGGGCTCGTCGCGGGCGGGGTCGACGGCCTGATCCTGGAGACGTTCACGGATCTCGACGAGATCCGGCAGGCGATCGCGGCCGTTATCGAGTGGCGCGAGGCTTTCCGGGCGGATCTCCCCGTGATCGCCTCGATGACCGTGGACCAGTCGGGGCGGTCGCTGTACGGCGCCGATCCGGAGACGTTCGGACCCGCGCTCGAGAAGGCGGGCGCGGACGTCGTCGGCGTGAACTGCTCGGTCGGCCCCAAGCCGATGCTCGAGACCGTGGAGCGGCTCCGCCTGGTGACGAAGCTGCCGCTCTCCGTGATGCCGAACGCCGGCCTGCCGACCGAGATCGAGGGGCGCACGATCTACCTGTGCTCACCCGACTACATGGCGAACTACGCCCGCCGCTTCGCGCAGATCGGCGCGAAGATCGTCGGCGGGTGCTGCGGCACCACGCCGGAGCACGTCCGCGCCATCGCCACGTCGATCCGGCAGATGTCGGCGGAGACGCGCTCCTTCGAGGTGCAGGCCGCGGCGCACGACTCGATCTCGCCGAAGGACGTGGCGCCGGTGCCGCTCGCGCAGCGATCGCGGTTCGCGCACATGATCTCCAAGGGCGCCTTCGTCGCCACGGTCGAGCTCGCGCCGCCCCAGGGCTGGGATCTCGGGCGGATCCTGAAGAGCGCCCAGGCGGTCCACTACGCGGGCTTCGACGCGGTGAACATCCCGGACGGGCCGCGCGCGTCGGCGCGCATGGGGCCGCTCGCCATGGCGTCGGTGATCGAGCGCGAGGTCGGCATCGAGACCGTCATGCACTACGCCTGCCGGGACAGGAACCTGCTCGGCATGCAGTCGGATCTCATCGGCGCGTACGCGCTCGGCCTCAGGAACCTGCTCGTGATCACCGGCGATCCCCCGATCCTCGGCGACTACCCCCAGGCGACGGCGGTGTTCGACGTCGACGCCATCGGGCTGACCAACATGATCACGCGGCTGAACAACGGGCTCGACCTTTCCGGCAGGTTGATAGGCGATCCGACCGGGTTCTTCGTCGCCGTTGGGCTGAACCCCACGGCGCTGAACCGGGAGAAGGAGCTCGCGCGCTTCAAGTGGAAGGTGGAGGCCGGCGCGCACGCGGCGTTCACGCAGCCGGTGTTCGACGCGGAGCAGCTCCTGCGGTTCCTGGACGCGCTCGGGCCGTCCGAGCGGATCCCGATCCTCGCGGGCATCTGGCCGATGCAGAGCCTGCGGAACGCGGAGTTCCTCGCCAACGAGGTGCCGGGCGTCTCGGTGCCGGCCTCGGTGCTCGAGCGCATGGCCGCGGCTCAGGCGCGGGGCGACGAGCGCGAGGAGGGCGAGCGGATCGCCGTCGAGATCCTCGGGCGCGTGCGCGACAGGATCCAGGGGATCCAGGTGGCGGCGCCGTTCGGCCGGATCCGTTCCGCCGTCGCCGTGCTCGAGGCCGCCGGCACCCGCACGAGGGCGTGA
- a CDS encoding glycosyltransferase family 4 protein, giving the protein MAARKLKVLIAHHRWWYPTSVSGADIANHEFARRLRARGADVRVYGISPPEIERRGGQREYVTDGLPVCLVTTDFIQRLSEMVRDASPDVVLTSCPGPSCGADDVTRMVETLCRHGLPVVLYVHDIGGTLPLFEAVKDRLAAVITNSNFMAARIRALWAIEADVVYPVPERAAVDAGGTRGPFITFFNPSPHKGLSVAHNLVTRRLPDRPFLFVEGFIDPESHGIALSRSGNLVHARRSPNVAAIYRMTRTLIVPSQWEEPFGRVALEAMYNRVPVVASRTGGLLESVGDGGVLIDDFGNVERWVEEIERLDDPAHRREIVAAGVRHAALFSAEEETEKLAAVLRRVARPRKRPRRRSGAPAGI; this is encoded by the coding sequence ATGGCCGCCCGCAAGCTCAAAGTCCTCATCGCGCACCACAGGTGGTGGTACCCGACCTCGGTCAGCGGCGCGGACATCGCGAACCACGAGTTCGCGCGGCGCCTTCGCGCGCGCGGCGCAGACGTCCGCGTGTACGGCATCTCGCCGCCCGAGATCGAGAGGCGGGGGGGGCAGCGGGAGTACGTGACCGACGGCCTGCCGGTCTGCCTCGTCACGACCGACTTCATCCAACGGCTCTCGGAGATGGTGCGCGACGCCTCCCCGGACGTCGTGCTGACGTCGTGCCCGGGGCCGTCCTGCGGCGCGGACGACGTCACGCGCATGGTCGAGACGCTTTGCCGGCATGGCCTGCCGGTCGTCCTGTACGTGCACGACATCGGCGGCACCCTGCCGCTGTTCGAGGCGGTCAAGGATCGCCTGGCCGCGGTGATCACGAACAGCAACTTCATGGCCGCGCGGATCCGCGCGTTGTGGGCGATCGAGGCGGACGTGGTCTACCCGGTGCCGGAGCGCGCGGCGGTCGACGCGGGGGGCACGCGCGGCCCGTTCATCACGTTCTTCAACCCGTCGCCGCACAAGGGGCTGAGCGTGGCGCACAACCTCGTGACGCGCCGCCTTCCGGACCGGCCGTTCCTGTTCGTCGAAGGGTTCATCGACCCGGAGTCCCACGGCATCGCCCTGTCGCGCTCCGGCAACCTCGTGCACGCGCGGCGCTCGCCGAACGTCGCGGCGATCTACAGGATGACGCGGACGCTCATCGTGCCGTCGCAGTGGGAGGAGCCATTCGGCCGGGTGGCGCTCGAGGCGATGTACAACCGCGTCCCGGTCGTCGCGTCGCGGACCGGCGGCCTGCTCGAGTCCGTCGGCGACGGCGGCGTGCTGATCGACGACTTCGGCAACGTGGAGCGCTGGGTGGAGGAGATCGAGCGGCTCGACGACCCGGCCCACCGCAGGGAGATCGTCGCGGCCGGCGTCCGCCACGCGGCCCTGTTCTCCGCCGAGGAGGAGACGGAGAAGCTCGCCGCCGTGCTCCGCCGCGTCGCCCGCCCGCGGAAGCGGCCCCGCCGCAGGAGCGGAGCGCCCGCCGGCATCTAA
- a CDS encoding YchF family ATPase, whose amino-acid sequence MKIGIVGFPGSGKTTLFNALTGQSAPTGYGGGKVNLGAIKVPDRRVDRLAEIDDPRKITYAEIAFADVPGGRGGSSLDPQTLSRIREMDALVQVARGFDAGEGAPTPAHELREFEAELILSDMQVVEKRVERLKKDRSDMRQLALLERCLAHLAEERPLRDLDLAEEDGATLTGFAFLSLKPLMVVLSLPEGVPGGAVPDELFALAASRAITVMPMCSAIEAEIAALPPADQKEFLADLGQTGPAAARFARAAFGMLDLITFLTHGPDECRAWPLRRGATAVEAARTIHSDLARGFIRAEVIAFEDFDALGTEAACRDAGKLRIEGRDYVVRDGDICHIRFNV is encoded by the coding sequence ATGAAGATCGGCATCGTCGGATTCCCGGGCTCAGGCAAGACGACCCTCTTCAACGCGCTCACCGGGCAGAGCGCGCCGACCGGTTACGGCGGGGGCAAGGTGAACCTCGGCGCGATCAAGGTCCCGGACCGGCGCGTCGATCGCCTCGCGGAGATCGACGATCCGCGGAAGATCACCTACGCCGAGATCGCGTTCGCCGACGTGCCCGGCGGCCGCGGCGGCTCGAGCCTGGATCCGCAGACGCTCTCGCGCATCCGCGAGATGGACGCGCTCGTCCAGGTGGCGCGCGGCTTCGACGCCGGGGAGGGCGCGCCGACTCCCGCGCACGAGCTGCGCGAGTTCGAGGCGGAGCTGATCCTCTCCGACATGCAGGTCGTGGAGAAGCGCGTCGAGCGGCTGAAGAAGGATCGCTCGGACATGCGACAGCTCGCGCTGCTCGAGCGGTGCCTCGCGCACCTCGCCGAGGAGCGGCCGCTGCGCGATCTCGATCTCGCGGAGGAGGACGGCGCGACCCTGACCGGTTTCGCGTTCCTCAGCCTGAAGCCGCTCATGGTCGTCCTGAGCCTGCCCGAGGGCGTGCCGGGCGGCGCCGTGCCCGACGAGCTCTTTGCGCTCGCCGCGTCGAGGGCGATCACGGTGATGCCGATGTGCTCGGCGATCGAGGCGGAGATCGCCGCGCTGCCGCCTGCGGACCAGAAGGAGTTCCTCGCGGATCTCGGGCAGACCGGGCCCGCCGCGGCGCGCTTCGCCCGCGCGGCGTTCGGCATGCTGGATCTGATCACGTTCCTGACGCACGGTCCGGACGAGTGCCGCGCGTGGCCGCTGCGCCGGGGCGCGACGGCGGTCGAGGCGGCGCGCACGATCCACAGCGATCTCGCCCGCGGGTTCATCCGCGCCGAGGTGATCGCCTTCGAGGACTTCGACGCGCTGGGCACCGAGGCAGCCTGCCGCGACGCGGGCAAGCTCCGCATCGAGGGGCGCGACTACGTGGTCCGCGACGGGGACATCTGCCACATCCGGTTCAACGTCTGA
- a CDS encoding ABC transporter permease, whose translation MGYARFIGARYTQSKKKRSISAITAVAIFGVALGVAMLSIVISVSSGFQDEFIKKVLGVNAHVLVMKYGIDFTEYRDVLRTVRELPEVRGAAPFVIQEMMISKGEHTAGVLLKGVDPKLLGEVLDLSKHIVEGGVDRLRLPGSGPPGAPRARAANDAELATQIEEDLHGDAGPDGEGDAARAARSGGRAPGIVLGRTLAENLEARVGDSVQVTTPLMGLDVLGWSPSEARPTTMSFEVVGVFYAGFLEYDTKLVYVDLFEAQRFFDQGDSVTGVEVTVHDIQTAPATARRIRETLGGGPYHTVDWEMLNAPLFTALQTQKIVLAIVFAVIIGVAAFNIIATLVMMVFDKRREIAILKSMGASHSAILRIFVYAGTVVGVYGVAIGLTIGIGVCLLLDKVGWPLDPKVYLIDHLPVTIDWLSFAVTAVVAFVICLIATIWPSMSAARMRPVDGLRDG comes from the coding sequence ATGGGCTACGCGCGGTTCATCGGTGCGCGGTACACGCAGTCGAAGAAGAAGCGATCGATCTCCGCGATCACGGCGGTCGCGATCTTTGGCGTGGCGCTCGGCGTCGCCATGCTCTCGATCGTCATTTCCGTTTCGAGCGGATTCCAGGACGAGTTCATCAAGAAAGTTCTCGGCGTGAACGCCCACGTCCTCGTGATGAAGTACGGGATCGATTTCACCGAGTACCGCGACGTCCTGCGCACCGTGCGCGAGCTCCCCGAGGTGCGCGGCGCGGCGCCGTTCGTGATCCAGGAGATGATGATCTCCAAGGGCGAGCACACCGCGGGCGTGCTGCTCAAGGGCGTGGATCCGAAGCTGCTCGGAGAGGTGCTCGATCTCTCGAAGCACATCGTGGAGGGCGGGGTCGATCGCCTGCGGCTGCCGGGCTCTGGCCCGCCGGGCGCTCCCCGCGCGCGCGCCGCGAACGACGCGGAGCTGGCGACCCAGATCGAGGAGGATCTTCACGGCGACGCGGGCCCGGACGGGGAGGGCGACGCGGCGCGGGCCGCGCGGAGCGGCGGGCGGGCGCCGGGGATCGTGCTCGGGCGGACCCTGGCCGAGAACCTCGAGGCGCGCGTCGGAGACTCCGTGCAGGTGACGACGCCGCTCATGGGGCTCGACGTGCTCGGCTGGTCGCCGTCCGAGGCCCGGCCCACGACGATGAGCTTCGAGGTGGTCGGCGTCTTCTACGCCGGGTTCCTCGAGTACGACACGAAGCTCGTTTACGTGGATCTCTTCGAGGCGCAGCGGTTCTTCGATCAGGGCGACTCGGTGACCGGCGTGGAGGTCACGGTCCACGACATCCAGACCGCCCCGGCCACGGCGCGGCGCATCCGGGAGACCCTCGGCGGCGGGCCGTACCACACGGTCGACTGGGAGATGCTCAACGCGCCCTTGTTCACGGCGCTGCAGACGCAGAAGATCGTCCTCGCGATCGTCTTCGCGGTGATCATCGGGGTCGCGGCGTTCAACATCATCGCGACGCTCGTGATGATGGTGTTCGACAAGCGGCGCGAGATCGCGATCCTGAAGTCGATGGGCGCGTCGCACTCCGCCATCCTGCGGATCTTCGTCTACGCCGGGACGGTGGTCGGCGTTTACGGCGTCGCCATCGGCCTGACGATCGGGATCGGCGTGTGCCTCCTGCTCGACAAGGTCGGATGGCCGCTGGATCCCAAGGTCTACCTCATCGATCACCTGCCCGTGACGATCGACTGGCTGAGCTTCGCGGTCACGGCCGTCGTCGCGTTCGTCATCTGCCTGATCGCGACGATCTGGCCGAGCATGAGCGCGGCGCGGATGCGCCCGGTCGACGGGCTGCGGGACGGTTGA
- a CDS encoding C4-type zinc ribbon domain-containing protein, producing the protein MLQDLAALLELQKLDLDNLELRKTLQGIPENIEETRRNVAHIGEILEKERQRVADAEAWRRERERDVEIQNELLGKSKAKLQAARNEKENKAAQREIDTIRHTIQDREKEVLQVMEALEQYRVAIEDHSREFAELEVHLKAVEDEGRVKMAEVERKIGETGAKRTELASHVSAPLLRQYERLHKRIGVAVVEAVDGKCTGCHMNLPPQQYNELMRGDKLFTCPACVRILVYKRPIEPGPDASVGATD; encoded by the coding sequence GTGTTGCAAGATCTCGCTGCCCTGCTGGAGCTCCAGAAGCTCGACCTCGACAACCTCGAGCTCCGCAAGACACTCCAAGGAATTCCCGAAAACATCGAAGAGACACGCCGCAACGTCGCCCACATCGGCGAGATCCTCGAGAAGGAGCGGCAGCGCGTGGCGGACGCGGAGGCGTGGCGTCGCGAGCGCGAGCGCGACGTCGAGATCCAGAACGAGCTGCTGGGCAAGAGCAAGGCCAAGCTCCAGGCGGCCCGCAACGAGAAAGAGAACAAGGCCGCGCAGCGGGAGATCGACACCATCCGGCACACCATCCAGGACCGCGAGAAGGAGGTGCTGCAGGTGATGGAGGCGCTCGAACAGTACCGCGTCGCGATCGAGGATCACTCGCGGGAGTTCGCCGAGCTCGAGGTGCACCTCAAGGCGGTCGAGGACGAGGGGCGCGTCAAGATGGCCGAGGTCGAGCGGAAGATCGGCGAGACGGGGGCGAAGCGCACCGAGCTCGCGAGCCACGTGTCGGCGCCGCTGCTCAGGCAGTACGAGCGGCTCCACAAGCGGATCGGGGTCGCGGTGGTCGAGGCGGTGGACGGGAAGTGCACCGGCTGCCACATGAACCTGCCGCCGCAGCAGTACAACGAGCTCATGCGCGGCGACAAGCTGTTCACGTGCCCGGCCTGCGTGCGGATCCTCGTCTACAAGAGGCCGATCGAGCCCGGGCCCGACGCGAGCGTCGGCGCCACGGACTGA
- a CDS encoding sigma 54-interacting transcriptional regulator translates to MATLSWKPAGGDRAVYRIVKSITTIGADRGNDVVILKMGLAPHHARIVFDGREFTITDTEAGAELHVNNKKKRKARLDHEDRITVGEAQLAFSLLEVPTGADDSQERPGDRAMLDGLKKLQQFSAELMQRESIDDLIDKLMDAVIDITGAAKGFLVLFEDDQPVIKVARNVHRENLDAAVAQLSDSIVARVVETRRSLIVSDAMTDTAFSKAESVINLKLSSVMCVPLMQRGRLLGLIYVGNDSVTGMFDASALELLDVFAAQASLLVHSALLVDDLRLRNMSLSHELVQQRFGEIIGTSASMREVFRCVEKVATADVSVLIGGETGTGKELIAREIHRRSHRSTGPFVTVNCGAIPESLMESEFFGHVRGAFTGAVTTYSGKLQAADRGTIFLDEIGEMPLALQVKMLRVLQERQVVKVGATKPETLDIRVLAATNRNLEEEVKAGRFREDLFYRLNVLHIDLPPLRERGEDIVLLARYLLKRYAEEFGTKVKGFTPNASIALKKHSWPGNVRELENRLKKAVILCEGSMVGPRDLDLGEGMLPVVVPLAEAREAFQRQYVLDVLARNNGNRTKTAQDLDVDPRTIYRYLEKA, encoded by the coding sequence ATGGCGACTCTGAGCTGGAAGCCCGCCGGCGGCGATCGCGCGGTGTACAGGATCGTGAAGTCGATCACGACGATCGGCGCCGATCGCGGCAACGACGTCGTCATCCTGAAGATGGGGCTCGCGCCGCACCACGCGCGGATCGTCTTCGACGGCCGGGAGTTCACGATCACGGACACCGAGGCGGGCGCCGAGCTCCACGTCAACAACAAGAAGAAGCGCAAGGCGCGCCTCGACCACGAGGATCGCATCACGGTCGGCGAGGCGCAGCTCGCGTTCAGCCTGCTCGAGGTGCCGACCGGCGCCGACGACTCCCAGGAGCGCCCGGGCGATCGCGCCATGCTCGACGGCCTCAAGAAGCTGCAGCAGTTCTCCGCGGAGCTCATGCAGCGCGAGTCGATCGACGATCTCATCGACAAGCTGATGGACGCGGTGATCGACATCACCGGCGCGGCCAAGGGGTTCCTCGTCCTGTTCGAGGACGATCAGCCCGTGATCAAGGTCGCGCGCAACGTCCACCGCGAGAACCTCGACGCGGCCGTGGCGCAGCTCTCGGACAGCATCGTCGCGCGGGTCGTCGAGACGCGGCGCTCGCTCATCGTCTCGGACGCCATGACCGACACCGCGTTCTCGAAGGCGGAGTCGGTCATCAACCTGAAGCTCAGCTCGGTCATGTGCGTGCCGCTCATGCAGCGCGGCCGGCTGCTCGGGCTCATCTACGTCGGAAACGACTCCGTGACCGGGATGTTCGACGCCTCGGCGCTCGAGCTGCTCGACGTGTTCGCGGCGCAGGCGTCGCTGCTCGTGCACTCCGCGCTGCTCGTCGACGACCTGCGGCTGCGCAACATGTCGCTCTCGCACGAGCTCGTGCAGCAGAGGTTCGGCGAGATCATCGGCACCTCCGCGTCGATGCGGGAGGTGTTCCGCTGCGTGGAGAAGGTCGCGACGGCCGACGTGTCGGTGCTCATCGGCGGCGAGACCGGGACCGGCAAGGAGCTGATCGCCCGCGAGATCCATCGCCGCAGCCACAGGAGCACCGGGCCGTTCGTCACCGTCAACTGCGGCGCCATCCCCGAGAGCCTGATGGAGAGCGAGTTCTTCGGCCACGTGCGCGGCGCCTTCACCGGCGCGGTGACGACCTACTCGGGAAAGCTGCAGGCCGCGGATCGCGGCACCATCTTCCTCGACGAGATCGGGGAGATGCCGCTCGCGCTCCAGGTCAAGATGCTGCGCGTGCTCCAGGAGCGCCAGGTCGTCAAGGTCGGGGCGACCAAGCCCGAGACGCTCGACATCCGCGTGCTCGCGGCGACGAACCGCAACCTCGAGGAGGAGGTCAAGGCCGGCCGCTTCCGGGAGGATCTCTTCTACCGGCTCAACGTGCTGCACATCGACCTGCCGCCGCTGCGCGAGCGCGGCGAGGACATCGTGCTCCTGGCCCGCTACCTGCTCAAGCGCTACGCCGAGGAGTTCGGGACCAAGGTCAAGGGGTTCACGCCGAACGCGTCGATCGCGCTCAAGAAGCACAGCTGGCCCGGCAACGTGCGCGAGCTCGAGAACCGCCTCAAGAAGGCGGTCATCCTCTGCGAAGGGAGCATGGTCGGTCCGCGCGATCTCGATCTCGGCGAGGGCATGCTGCCCGTCGTCGTCCCGCTCGCCGAGGCGCGGGAGGCCTTCCAGCGGCAGTACGTGCTCGACGTCCTCGCGCGCAACAACGGGAACCGCACCAAGACCGCGCAGGATCTCGACGTGGATCCCCGCACGATCTACCGCTACCTCGAGAAGGCGTAG
- the dapB gene encoding 4-hydroxy-tetrahydrodipicolinate reductase, producing MTAPIGLALVGALGRMGLAIARAAAARDDLRVAAAIERDGHPGLGADLAARAGAGEAGVKVGADLAGGIAGADVVIDLSHAGAAAAVAGAAAACGKALLCGTTGLDEAAIAALDRAAQSVPVLWTPNLSPGVAVLAGLVRHAVAALGPEYDVEIVELHHRKKADAPSGTALLLAAEASTGAGRLAPAAMCFGRSGRTGERPGGQIGIHAVRGGTVFGEHRVILAGPHERIELSHAAESRELFAEGALRAALFLARARPGRYAMKDVLAREA from the coding sequence GTGACCGCGCCGATCGGCCTCGCGTTGGTCGGCGCCCTCGGCCGGATGGGGCTCGCGATCGCGAGGGCCGCCGCGGCGCGGGACGATCTGCGCGTCGCTGCGGCGATCGAGCGGGACGGTCACCCGGGGCTCGGCGCGGATCTCGCCGCGCGCGCGGGGGCCGGCGAGGCGGGGGTGAAGGTCGGCGCGGATCTCGCGGGCGGCATCGCAGGTGCGGACGTCGTGATCGACCTGAGCCACGCGGGAGCGGCGGCGGCGGTCGCGGGGGCGGCGGCGGCCTGCGGGAAGGCGCTCCTGTGCGGTACCACGGGGCTCGACGAGGCGGCGATCGCGGCGCTGGATCGCGCGGCGCAGTCGGTCCCCGTGCTCTGGACCCCGAACCTGAGCCCGGGCGTCGCCGTGCTCGCCGGGCTCGTCCGGCACGCGGTCGCGGCGCTCGGCCCCGAGTACGACGTCGAAATCGTCGAGCTGCACCACAGGAAGAAGGCCGACGCCCCCTCCGGAACAGCGCTCCTCCTCGCCGCCGAGGCGTCGACGGGCGCAGGGAGGCTGGCGCCGGCGGCGATGTGCTTCGGCCGGAGCGGGCGTACGGGCGAGCGTCCCGGCGGGCAGATCGGGATCCACGCCGTGCGCGGCGGCACCGTCTTCGGCGAGCACCGGGTGATCCTCGCCGGCCCGCACGAGCGGATCGAGCTCTCGCACGCGGCCGAGTCTCGCGAGCTGTTCGCGGAGGGCGCGCTCCGTGCCGCGCTCTTCCTCGCCCGCGCCCGACCCGGGCGCTACGCGATGAAGGACGTCCTCGCCCGTGAGGCGTGA
- a CDS encoding LysM peptidoglycan-binding domain-containing protein — translation MAMRSSSRPFVGLAGAALIACAASLANPVPAFAAGRAETYVIKKGDTPGSVAKRFGVTVEELLRFNSLGPKGPFRVGDTLDVPAAGEVTGAKYVVQAGDSVAKVADFHGVSQDDLRAANDLRPDEALKTGDEIVIPTSLRGGASDGHVVRKGDTLASIAKKHGVTARKLAAANKLKKGSPLKLGRTLVIPEPEEVDDGDKIPPAARSKLVVSGEKIPGGVRHTVQPGQTLWIIARAYNVKGGAIAVRNGIATDTPLNVGQTLFVPGAKEPVPVRVKGYSAQPIHFVRVWNNAQVTTRLLNKAGKLLPDARRKVSALAGARTKTKRVKTRLLNPRLLQMVQRVAERWPGQTVEIVSGYRPRMRGRESRHSQAKALDFRVKGVPNRELYEFCKELPNSGCGYYPNSVFVHMDTREKSATWIDYSAPGERAKYRRPKDEQTEEAPNDEAESDLEESGDEGGEVGAPAPNP, via the coding sequence ATGGCGATGCGATCTTCCAGTCGGCCGTTCGTCGGCCTCGCCGGCGCGGCGCTCATCGCGTGCGCGGCGTCCCTCGCGAACCCCGTCCCCGCCTTCGCCGCGGGGCGCGCCGAGACGTACGTCATCAAGAAGGGCGACACGCCCGGGTCCGTGGCCAAGCGGTTCGGCGTGACCGTGGAGGAGTTGCTCCGGTTCAACAGCCTCGGCCCCAAGGGCCCGTTCCGAGTCGGCGACACGCTCGACGTCCCGGCCGCCGGGGAGGTGACCGGCGCCAAGTACGTCGTGCAGGCGGGCGACTCGGTCGCGAAGGTGGCGGACTTCCACGGCGTCTCCCAGGACGACCTGCGCGCGGCGAACGACCTCCGGCCGGACGAGGCGCTCAAGACCGGGGACGAGATCGTGATCCCCACCTCGCTGCGCGGCGGCGCGTCGGACGGCCACGTGGTACGCAAGGGCGACACGCTCGCGTCGATCGCGAAGAAACACGGCGTCACGGCCAGGAAGCTCGCGGCGGCGAACAAGCTCAAGAAGGGCTCGCCGCTCAAGCTCGGCCGCACGCTCGTCATCCCCGAGCCCGAGGAGGTCGACGACGGCGACAAGATTCCGCCGGCCGCGCGGTCGAAGCTCGTCGTGAGCGGCGAGAAGATCCCGGGGGGCGTGCGCCACACGGTGCAGCCCGGGCAGACGCTGTGGATCATCGCCCGCGCCTACAACGTCAAGGGCGGGGCGATCGCGGTCCGCAACGGGATCGCGACGGACACGCCGCTCAACGTGGGCCAGACGCTGTTCGTCCCCGGCGCCAAGGAGCCCGTGCCGGTGCGCGTCAAGGGCTACTCGGCGCAGCCGATCCACTTCGTCCGCGTGTGGAACAACGCCCAGGTGACGACGCGCCTCCTCAACAAGGCGGGCAAGCTCCTCCCGGACGCGAGGCGCAAGGTGAGCGCCCTCGCGGGCGCGCGGACCAAGACGAAGCGCGTCAAGACGCGGCTGCTCAACCCGCGGCTCTTGCAGATGGTCCAGCGCGTGGCCGAGAGGTGGCCCGGCCAGACGGTCGAGATCGTCTCCGGCTACCGCCCCAGGATGCGCGGCCGCGAGTCGCGGCACAGCCAGGCGAAGGCGCTCGACTTCCGCGTCAAAGGCGTGCCGAACCGCGAGCTGTACGAGTTCTGCAAGGAGCTGCCGAACTCGGGCTGCGGGTACTACCCGAACTCGGTGTTCGTGCACATGGACACGCGAGAGAAGAGCGCGACCTGGATCGACTACTCCGCGCCCGGGGAGCGGGCGAAGTACAGACGGCCCAAGGACGAGCAGACCGAGGAGGCGCCGAACGACGAGGCCGAGTCCGATCTCGAGGAGTCCGGCGACGAGGGCGGCGAGGTCGGCGCGCCGGCACCGAACCCGTAG